The following proteins are co-located in the Siansivirga zeaxanthinifaciens CC-SAMT-1 genome:
- a CDS encoding YqaA family protein, translating to MKPKSNTKTEKTKLQLLHQYYSYTGFYSFVWNAVKKSIPFIILLVAAIYVINHFFNINEALIELTKTLPVYGVMLFFFASESFLGLVPPEIFIAWAAKMHAPWLYLALLALLSYSGGLVSYYIGYVITKIPKIHTYLEEKMDKQLKNSRKWGGFLIVVGALLPLPFSISCMATGIINFPFKNVMLYGSLRLLRFLIYGFVIFQAL from the coding sequence ATGAAACCAAAATCAAATACTAAAACTGAAAAAACCAAGTTGCAATTATTGCACCAATATTACAGCTACACAGGGTTTTATAGTTTTGTTTGGAATGCGGTTAAAAAATCCATTCCATTTATAATCCTTCTTGTTGCTGCTATATACGTAATTAATCATTTTTTTAATATAAACGAGGCATTAATTGAACTTACTAAAACCTTACCGGTTTATGGTGTTATGTTATTCTTTTTTGCTTCCGAATCGTTTTTAGGCTTAGTACCGCCAGAAATTTTTATTGCCTGGGCAGCTAAAATGCATGCGCCTTGGTTATACTTAGCGCTTTTAGCCTTATTATCATATTCTGGAGGCTTGGTTTCTTATTATATAGGTTATGTAATTACTAAAATTCCTAAAATCCATACATACCTGGAAGAAAAGATGGATAAACAATTGAAAAATTCTCGCAAATGGGGCGGATTTTTAATTGTAGTTGGTGCCCTATTGCCTCTGCCCTTTTCAATATCTTGTATGGCTACCGGGATTATTAATTTCCCATTTAAAAACGTGATGCTTTATGGTTCCTTGCGTTTACTTCGGTTTTTAATTTATGGTTTTGTTATTTTTCAAGCCCTTTAA
- a CDS encoding mechanosensitive ion channel family protein encodes MLNIQHFVYNYLIEVGASTALAKYVNMLALLIALFVVVFIIDFVIRKLLIGLFAQFASRSKTNFDDLLVANRVPRNIAHIIPLLIVLEFIGVVFTDFPGFENFMEHALKVFAIVLILWIVRSLLHAIKDYFKTLERFKDKPIDSYIQVFMIFAWIIGVFSAFAIITGIPFINFITGLGAASAVIILVFRDTILGFVASIQVSINDMVRIGDWITFEKYGADGDVIEINLATVKVQNFDKTITTIPTYALISDSFKNWRGMTNSDGRRIKRALYIKQQGVKYLTETDVEKLKNIELITTYLENRQADITAYNQTNAINKDLLLNGRNLTNLGVFRKYIDVYLKNHSAINKDMMIMARQLAPTTQGIPLEIYAFSSDKRWENYEYIMSDIFDHLIAALPYFDLEIFELPSGTSFKSILVNNSPS; translated from the coding sequence ATGCTTAATATTCAGCATTTTGTATATAATTACTTAATTGAAGTTGGTGCCTCGACAGCACTTGCTAAGTATGTAAATATGCTGGCGCTTTTAATCGCCCTATTCGTTGTTGTTTTTATAATAGATTTTGTAATCAGGAAATTATTAATTGGGTTGTTTGCCCAGTTTGCTTCGCGATCGAAAACTAATTTCGACGATTTGTTGGTTGCCAATCGTGTTCCAAGAAACATTGCTCATATAATTCCCTTACTTATTGTACTAGAGTTTATAGGTGTGGTTTTTACTGATTTTCCTGGCTTCGAGAACTTTATGGAACATGCTCTAAAAGTATTTGCCATCGTTTTAATATTATGGATTGTTAGAAGTTTGCTACATGCCATAAAAGATTATTTTAAAACACTCGAACGTTTTAAAGACAAGCCTATAGACAGTTACATTCAGGTATTTATGATTTTTGCCTGGATAATCGGAGTCTTTTCTGCATTTGCTATCATTACAGGCATTCCCTTTATTAATTTTATTACCGGACTTGGTGCGGCATCGGCCGTTATTATTTTAGTGTTTCGTGATACTATTTTAGGTTTTGTTGCTAGTATTCAGGTGTCTATTAACGATATGGTGCGCATTGGCGATTGGATTACCTTCGAAAAATATGGCGCCGATGGTGATGTTATCGAAATTAATCTGGCTACTGTGAAGGTTCAGAATTTCGACAAAACCATTACTACCATTCCAACCTATGCGCTTATTTCCGATTCGTTTAAAAACTGGCGCGGAATGACAAATTCTGATGGTCGACGTATTAAACGTGCTTTGTATATTAAACAACAAGGCGTTAAATATTTAACCGAAACCGATGTTGAAAAACTAAAAAACATCGAACTCATAACAACTTATCTAGAAAACCGTCAAGCCGATATTACCGCGTATAATCAAACGAATGCCATAAATAAAGATCTTTTACTTAACGGTAGAAACCTAACCAACTTAGGGGTTTTTAGAAAATATATTGATGTTTATTTAAAAAACCATTCGGCCATCAATAAAGATATGATGATTATGGCGCGCCAATTAGCTCCAACAACACAAGGTATCCCTTTAGAAATTTATGCCTTTAGCAGCGATAAACGTTGGGAGAATTACGAGTATATCATGTCTGATATTTTCGATCATCTCATTGCCGCCCTTCCCTACTTCGATTTAGAAATTTTTGAATTGCCCAGCGGTACTAGTTTTAAAAGTATTTTAGTTAACAATTCGCCATCATAA
- a CDS encoding agmatine deiminase family protein, which yields MKTKIIVLVSMVITASFTWYFLNYNEDYQPSTDFDETESHLVVWSPSHANTYVNFVKNLAEDDHVTLFVPKKTIVDSLFKQLKLFGVNMDNVQLVKVNNTNIWVRDFGPTFLMNKSGETKILSFKYNDYEENTFPYEYQSFVKQRLRASKIVGIGGARELNGKGLAILVEKHEAYNNPKLTKEDIAQELKEKLGVKKIIWLKSGLPQDELLAETPIFGNIYTNGAGNHIDAFCRFISPNTVLLAKVNTNEINTNPIVKIAHERLEENYHILKNATDQDGNPLNIIRVSMAPLLIENELNFNEIRTFIRSTSYLNFIITKNKVIVPSYAQYLKSDDAISKDAEVATIFKSIFPEKKIIMLDCVELNRDGGGFHCISINKPKKDK from the coding sequence ATGAAAACAAAAATTATTGTACTTGTTTCCATGGTAATAACCGCAAGTTTTACTTGGTATTTTTTAAATTATAATGAGGATTATCAACCTTCTACCGATTTTGATGAAACCGAATCCCATTTAGTGGTTTGGTCTCCATCCCATGCTAACACCTATGTTAATTTCGTTAAGAATTTGGCCGAAGACGATCATGTTACTCTATTTGTACCTAAAAAAACCATAGTAGATAGTTTATTTAAACAACTTAAGTTGTTTGGAGTTAATATGGATAATGTACAACTAGTAAAGGTAAACAATACGAATATATGGGTTCGTGATTTTGGCCCTACATTTTTAATGAATAAAAGTGGAGAAACCAAAATTTTAAGTTTTAAGTATAACGATTATGAGGAAAACACATTTCCTTATGAATATCAATCATTTGTAAAACAGCGGCTTAGGGCCTCTAAAATTGTTGGTATTGGTGGTGCAAGAGAACTAAATGGTAAAGGTTTAGCTATTTTGGTTGAAAAACATGAAGCATACAACAATCCAAAATTAACCAAAGAAGACATTGCTCAAGAGTTAAAAGAAAAATTGGGCGTAAAAAAAATTATATGGTTAAAAAGCGGACTCCCACAAGATGAATTACTAGCAGAAACACCAATATTTGGAAATATTTACACCAATGGTGCAGGTAACCATATAGATGCTTTTTGCAGATTTATTTCGCCTAATACGGTGCTATTAGCCAAGGTAAATACCAATGAAATAAATACAAACCCAATAGTAAAAATAGCTCATGAGCGATTGGAAGAAAACTATCATATTCTTAAAAATGCTACAGACCAAGATGGAAATCCTTTAAACATTATTAGAGTGTCTATGGCTCCATTACTTATTGAAAACGAATTAAATTTTAATGAAATAAGAACATTTATAAGGTCTACCAGTTACTTAAATTTTATTATTACCAAAAATAAAGTTATCGTTCCTAGCTATGCGCAATACCTAAAGAGTGATGATGCCATTTCTAAAGACGCCGAAGTAGCCACTATATTTAAAAGTATTTTTCCTGAAAAGAAAATTATAATGCTTGATTGTGTAGAACTTAATAGAGATGGTGGTGGTTTCCATTGTATATCAATTAATAAACCTAAGAAAGATAAATAA
- a CDS encoding YfcC family protein has protein sequence MKLFKKFPDTISIILGIGILFIILTWLIPAGAFNKELVNGREVIVANSYKHIPAQPQGIWAFLTFPIKGFVSASFVIAFVFLVGGAFSILTKTGAINAGLFKVITISKNRPQYKIFIIPSIVALFSLAGATFGMSEEILVFILITIPLSQAMGYDAIIGAAIPIVGTGVGFAGAFTNPFTIGIAQGIAQIPIFSGIEYRLVVWFILTLIACILITRYARKIDKDPTKSFMYDLEINTLEKFNKNDIPEFNKSRKLILVALFLALIILIYGVNVYQWYINEIAGLFIGLGIISALIYKMPVSKAIQAFIEGAKEMMSAALIIGLAKGLLVIAEDGKIIDTILNSVAVMAGDTPQFISVSLMFLFQSCLNFFIPSGSGQAALTMPIMAPLSDLLGISRQLAVLAFQFGDGLSNMIVPTSGVTMGTLSIAKIPYNVWFKWICPTVIILSFIAVLLLILPLFLFEW, from the coding sequence ATGAAATTATTTAAAAAATTTCCAGACACCATTAGTATTATATTAGGAATCGGAATTCTATTTATTATTTTAACTTGGCTCATTCCTGCCGGAGCATTCAACAAAGAACTTGTTAACGGCAGAGAAGTCATAGTAGCTAACAGTTATAAACATATTCCAGCGCAACCTCAAGGCATATGGGCGTTTCTTACATTTCCAATAAAAGGTTTTGTATCTGCTTCTTTTGTTATTGCTTTTGTTTTTTTGGTTGGAGGTGCTTTTTCAATACTTACAAAAACAGGCGCTATTAATGCCGGACTATTTAAAGTAATTACAATTAGTAAAAATCGACCTCAGTACAAAATCTTTATTATACCTAGTATTGTTGCGCTTTTTTCTTTAGCTGGAGCTACATTTGGTATGAGTGAGGAAATTTTAGTATTCATCTTAATTACTATTCCTTTATCTCAAGCCATGGGCTACGATGCAATTATTGGCGCAGCCATTCCTATAGTAGGCACTGGCGTTGGTTTTGCTGGTGCATTTACAAATCCGTTTACTATTGGTATTGCTCAGGGAATAGCTCAAATACCAATTTTTAGTGGCATAGAATATCGTTTAGTAGTATGGTTTATACTAACACTTATCGCATGCATTTTAATAACAAGATATGCCCGAAAAATTGATAAAGACCCTACAAAAAGTTTCATGTATGATCTGGAAATTAACACCTTAGAAAAATTCAATAAAAACGATATTCCCGAATTCAATAAATCACGTAAACTTATTTTAGTTGCATTATTCCTGGCATTAATTATTCTCATTTATGGGGTAAATGTATATCAATGGTATATCAACGAAATTGCTGGATTATTTATTGGGCTTGGCATTATTAGCGCTCTTATTTATAAAATGCCGGTATCAAAAGCGATACAAGCATTTATTGAGGGAGCTAAAGAAATGATGTCTGCTGCTTTAATTATTGGTTTAGCTAAGGGTTTGTTAGTAATAGCAGAAGATGGAAAAATTATAGATACCATATTAAATTCCGTAGCTGTAATGGCAGGAGACACACCTCAATTTATTTCAGTTAGTCTTATGTTTTTATTTCAAAGTTGCTTAAACTTTTTTATTCCTTCAGGCTCAGGTCAAGCTGCTTTAACTATGCCTATTATGGCTCCTCTAAGCGATTTATTGGGCATTAGTAGGCAGTTAGCTGTACTTGCATTTCAATTTGGAGATGGACTAAGTAATATGATAGTTCCAACTAGTGGCGTTACTATGGGAACTTTATCAATTGCTAAAATTCCATACAATGTATGGTTTAAATGGATATGTCCAACGGTAATTATTTTAAGTTTTATAGCTGTATTGTTGTTAATATTACCATTATTCTTATTTGAATGGTAA
- a CDS encoding alpha-isopropylmalate synthase regulatory domain-containing protein — MEAKQIEIMDTTLRDGEQTSGVSFSASEKLTIAKLLLEELKVDRIEIASARVSEGEFQAVKGVTNWAKANNYLDKVEVLTFVDKGVSLEWMIEAGAKVQNLLTKGSLNHLTYQLKKTPSQHFTEIKETILNAESKGIETNVYLEDWSNGMRNSKDYVFEFLAFLSTQNVKRIMLPDTLGILTPYESFDFVKQIKDQYPHLHFDFHAHNDYDLGVANVMAGLNAGADGLHLTINGMGERAGNAPMASTIAVINDFMPHIKIAANEKVLYTVSKLVENFSGIMIPANKPVIGANVFTQTAGIHADGDNKKNLYFSELMPERFGRTRKYALGKASGKANIQKNLQELGLQLNDNDLKKVTQRIIELGDKKEVVTKEDLPYIISDVLDSYSYQENVKVNSYALTHAKGLKPSTTVSITINGTVYEQNASGDGQFDAFMNALRGIYKIKKKELPELIDYAVRIPPGSHSDALCETIITWKNATKEFKTRGLDSDQTVSAIKATEKMLNIITN, encoded by the coding sequence ATGGAAGCAAAACAAATTGAAATAATGGATACGACACTTCGCGATGGTGAACAAACCTCGGGAGTGTCGTTTTCTGCTTCAGAAAAATTAACTATTGCTAAGCTGCTTTTAGAAGAGTTAAAAGTCGATCGTATTGAAATTGCTTCGGCACGTGTGTCTGAAGGTGAATTTCAAGCCGTTAAAGGCGTAACCAATTGGGCAAAAGCGAATAACTACCTAGATAAGGTAGAAGTTTTAACTTTTGTTGATAAAGGCGTATCGTTAGAATGGATGATTGAAGCAGGAGCTAAGGTGCAAAACCTGTTAACTAAGGGTTCATTAAATCATTTAACTTATCAGCTTAAAAAGACTCCTAGTCAGCATTTTACAGAAATTAAAGAAACGATTTTAAATGCAGAATCTAAAGGCATTGAAACCAATGTGTATTTAGAAGATTGGAGTAACGGGATGCGTAATTCTAAAGATTACGTTTTCGAATTTTTAGCGTTTTTATCGACTCAAAACGTTAAACGTATCATGTTGCCCGATACTTTAGGTATTTTAACACCTTACGAATCGTTTGATTTTGTTAAGCAAATAAAAGACCAGTATCCCCATTTACATTTCGATTTCCATGCGCATAACGATTACGATTTAGGAGTTGCCAATGTTATGGCGGGGCTTAATGCTGGAGCAGATGGTTTGCACCTTACTATTAACGGTATGGGCGAACGCGCTGGAAATGCACCAATGGCCAGTACCATTGCGGTTATTAACGATTTTATGCCACACATAAAAATCGCGGCTAATGAGAAAGTATTATATACCGTTAGTAAACTGGTAGAAAACTTTTCGGGGATTATGATTCCGGCAAACAAACCTGTAATTGGTGCCAATGTATTTACCCAAACGGCTGGTATTCATGCCGATGGCGATAATAAAAAGAATCTGTATTTTAGTGAGTTAATGCCAGAGCGTTTTGGTAGAACTCGTAAATATGCTTTAGGGAAAGCCTCGGGGAAAGCGAATATTCAAAAGAATTTACAAGAACTTGGTTTACAACTTAACGATAACGATTTAAAGAAAGTTACCCAACGTATTATTGAGTTAGGTGATAAGAAAGAAGTTGTAACTAAAGAAGATTTACCATATATCATATCGGATGTTTTAGACAGTTATTCATACCAAGAAAACGTAAAAGTTAATTCGTATGCGCTAACACATGCTAAAGGTTTAAAGCCTTCGACAACCGTATCTATTACCATTAATGGGACTGTTTACGAGCAAAATGCTTCGGGCGACGGACAATTTGATGCTTTTATGAATGCCTTACGTGGGATATATAAAATTAAGAAAAAGGAATTACCAGAATTAATTGATTATGCCGTAAGGATACCTCCTGGAAGTCATTCGGATGCCTTATGCGAAACCATTATTACCTGGAAAAATGCAACTAAAGAATTTAAAACACGTGGTTTAGATTCAGATCAAACGGTATCTGCTATTAAGGCTACCGAAAAAATGTTGAATATTATAACAAATTAA
- a CDS encoding DUF3817 domain-containing protein, with product MFSFLNIFRIVAFLEGVSYILLLFIATPVKYLLDEPQYVKLLGMPHGLLFTGYIVLAFMLRAETKWQNKTFATILLAAIIPFSTFYIDNKYLKPLRNA from the coding sequence ATGTTTTCATTCTTAAATATCTTCCGTATTGTAGCCTTTTTAGAGGGTGTATCTTATATTTTGTTATTATTTATTGCTACTCCAGTAAAATATTTATTGGATGAACCGCAATATGTAAAACTATTAGGAATGCCTCACGGGCTACTATTTACAGGATATATTGTTTTAGCATTTATGTTAAGAGCCGAAACCAAATGGCAAAACAAGACTTTTGCTACGATTCTATTAGCAGCTATCATCCCTTTTAGTACCTTTTATATTGATAATAAGTATTTAAAACCTTTACGTAATGCTTAA
- the leuB gene encoding 3-isopropylmalate dehydrogenase, with protein sequence MKFNIALLAGDGIGPEVINEAVKVSDAVAKKFGHEITWKPALTGAAAIDAVGEPYPDETHEVCLASDAVLFGAIGHPKYDNDPSAPVRPEQGLLKMRKKLGLFANVRPTFTFPSLLDKSPLKKERIEGTDLVFLRELTGGIYFGEKGRRDGGETAFDNCVYTREEVQRLAKKGFELAMTRSKKLCCVDKANVLETSRLWRETVQAMEKDYPEVTVSYEFVDAVAMRLVQWPNSYDVLITENLFGDILTDEASVISGSMGLMPSASMGADIALFEPIHGSYPQATGLNIANPMATILSAAMMFETAFNLPEEGKAIRDAVNKALAEGMVTEDLADGGKAYGTKEVGTWIADNI encoded by the coding sequence ATGAAATTTAATATAGCACTTTTAGCAGGGGACGGTATTGGCCCGGAAGTCATTAATGAAGCAGTAAAAGTTAGTGATGCTGTTGCTAAAAAATTTGGACATGAAATAACTTGGAAGCCAGCTTTAACTGGTGCTGCGGCTATTGATGCTGTAGGCGAGCCTTACCCAGATGAAACGCATGAAGTTTGTTTAGCTTCGGATGCTGTTTTATTTGGTGCTATTGGTCACCCGAAATACGATAACGACCCGTCTGCGCCGGTAAGACCAGAGCAAGGTTTACTTAAAATGCGTAAAAAGTTAGGATTATTTGCTAACGTACGTCCTACGTTTACATTTCCGTCGTTATTAGATAAGTCGCCATTAAAAAAAGAGCGTATTGAAGGCACCGATTTAGTGTTTTTACGTGAATTAACTGGTGGTATTTACTTTGGTGAAAAAGGTAGAAGAGATGGCGGTGAGACGGCTTTCGATAACTGCGTTTATACAAGAGAAGAAGTACAGCGTTTGGCTAAAAAGGGGTTTGAATTAGCGATGACACGTTCTAAAAAATTATGTTGTGTTGATAAAGCCAATGTTTTAGAAACCTCGCGTTTATGGAGAGAAACCGTACAGGCTATGGAGAAAGATTATCCAGAAGTAACGGTTTCTTATGAGTTTGTTGATGCCGTGGCTATGCGTTTAGTACAGTGGCCTAATAGTTACGATGTTTTAATTACCGAAAATTTATTTGGTGATATTTTAACCGATGAAGCTTCAGTAATTTCTGGTTCTATGGGATTAATGCCATCGGCGTCTATGGGAGCAGATATCGCATTATTCGAGCCAATTCATGGTTCGTATCCACAAGCAACGGGATTAAATATTGCAAACCCAATGGCAACTATTTTATCGGCTGCAATGATGTTTGAAACCGCTTTTAATTTACCAGAAGAAGGTAAAGCTATTAGAGATGCTGTTAATAAAGCTTTAGCTGAAGGTATGGTTACCGAAGATTTAGCCGATGGCGGTAAAGCTTACGGCACTAAAGAAGTTGGTACTTGGATTGCTGATAATATTTAG
- the leuD gene encoding 3-isopropylmalate dehydratase small subunit, with amino-acid sequence MAYDKFTKLTSTAVPLPIENVDTDQIIPARFLKATKREGFGDNLFRDWRYNGDDTPKADFVLNNPLYGGKILVGGKNFGSGSSREHAAWAVYDYGFRCVVSSFFADIFKNNCLNIGVLPVQISPEFLNEIFEAIYADPKTELVIDLEAQTITLPASGTQESFDINGYKKGNMLNGFDDIDYLQNMKSEIETFAESRPF; translated from the coding sequence ATGGCATACGATAAATTCACAAAACTTACAAGTACAGCGGTTCCATTACCAATAGAAAATGTAGATACAGATCAAATTATACCAGCACGTTTTTTAAAGGCTACAAAACGTGAGGGTTTTGGAGATAACTTATTTCGCGACTGGAGATATAATGGAGACGACACTCCAAAAGCAGACTTTGTATTAAACAATCCTCTTTACGGAGGTAAAATATTAGTAGGCGGTAAGAACTTTGGTTCTGGGTCTTCAAGAGAACACGCTGCATGGGCTGTTTACGATTACGGTTTCCGTTGTGTGGTGTCTAGTTTCTTTGCAGATATCTTTAAAAACAACTGTTTAAACATTGGTGTTTTACCTGTTCAAATAAGTCCTGAATTTTTAAATGAAATTTTTGAGGCTATTTATGCAGATCCAAAAACAGAATTAGTAATCGATTTAGAAGCACAAACAATTACATTACCTGCATCGGGAACGCAAGAGTCTTTCGATATTAATGGTTATAAAAAAGGTAACATGTTAAATGGTTTCGACGATATCGACTATTTACAAAACATGAAAAGTGAGATTGAAACCTTTGCAGAATCTCGTCCGTTTTAA